In Thermosinus carboxydivorans Nor1, a genomic segment contains:
- a CDS encoding SDH family Clp fold serine proteinase produces MDFSGIFWLLFFVFTVWPMFKQQNIERARLRLIQQFEQKRGSRLITMIHRQEAISLLGVPISRYINIEDSEHILRAIRLTPDDMPIDLVLHTPGGLVLASEQIAHALMRHPAKVTVFVPHYAMSGGTMIALAADEIVMDCNAVLGPVDPQLGQYPAASILKAVKQKSIDRVDDNTLIMADIAEKAIKQVEDFVARLLSDKMDAEKARELAKMLTEGRWTHDYPITCDKLKEMNLPINPDLPPEIFELMELYPQPAQRRPSVQYIPLPYGREDTKKPA; encoded by the coding sequence CATTGAGCGAGCCCGCTTGCGGTTAATCCAACAATTTGAGCAAAAACGGGGTTCGCGGCTTATTACCATGATTCACCGGCAGGAGGCCATCAGTCTACTCGGAGTACCTATTAGCCGGTATATCAATATCGAGGATTCGGAACACATCCTGCGGGCGATCCGGCTTACGCCTGACGATATGCCCATAGACCTGGTGCTTCATACCCCGGGTGGGCTGGTGCTGGCGTCGGAGCAAATCGCCCATGCGCTGATGCGCCATCCGGCCAAAGTGACTGTGTTCGTTCCCCACTACGCCATGAGCGGCGGTACAATGATCGCGCTGGCCGCCGATGAAATCGTCATGGACTGCAATGCCGTGTTGGGCCCGGTTGATCCGCAGCTCGGCCAATATCCGGCGGCGTCGATCCTGAAGGCGGTGAAGCAAAAGAGTATTGACCGGGTGGATGACAACACCCTTATAATGGCGGATATCGCCGAAAAGGCCATCAAGCAGGTAGAGGATTTCGTCGCCCGGCTGCTGTCCGACAAAATGGACGCCGAGAAGGCCCGCGAGCTGGCCAAAATGCTGACCGAAGGCCGCTGGACCCACGATTATCCCATTACTTGCGACAAGCTAAAAGAAATGAATCTGCCAATTAATCCTGATTTACCGCCGGAAATTTTTGAGCTTATGGAGCTTTATCCCCAGCCCGCCCAACGGCGTCCGTCGGTGCAATACATCCCTCTCCCCTACGGCCGGGAAGATACGAAAAAGCCAGCGTAA